One window from the genome of Rhizobium sp. Pop5 encodes:
- a CDS encoding zinc-dependent alcohol dehydrogenase family protein, which translates to MQYQAVVRKFGPAEEVVGIERAELAPLSRDKVRVRLLARSINPSDIITISGAYAGRTTLPFIPGFEAFGVVEECGQEAHGLSPGTRVLPVRSAGGWQEFKDTDPSWCLRVPDALSDFEAATSYVNPMTAWLMLHKKIGLRPGMRIAINAAAASIGSILIGMANAVGVEPIAIVRSEESLARLGGRLEAVIVDKAENDLAAGLAGRHGLDAVLDCVGGARASVLADALKPGGHFVHYGLLSGESIPPSFWASHPDISFSYCHLREWVHSEAMDGVQRAYSEVAAQIAAKVIATEVREVFPLEKVGDALRCALPFRSGGKVLLA; encoded by the coding sequence ATGCAATATCAGGCGGTCGTGCGAAAATTCGGCCCGGCCGAGGAGGTCGTCGGCATCGAACGGGCCGAACTGGCGCCGCTTTCGCGCGACAAGGTGCGGGTGCGGCTGCTCGCGCGCTCGATCAATCCCTCCGATATCATCACCATTTCAGGCGCCTATGCGGGCCGCACGACCCTGCCCTTCATTCCCGGCTTCGAAGCCTTCGGCGTGGTCGAAGAGTGCGGTCAAGAGGCTCATGGCCTTTCGCCCGGAACGCGCGTGCTGCCGGTGCGCAGCGCCGGCGGGTGGCAGGAGTTCAAGGATACCGATCCGAGCTGGTGCCTCCGCGTGCCCGACGCGCTTTCCGATTTCGAAGCGGCGACCAGCTACGTCAACCCGATGACCGCCTGGCTGATGCTGCACAAGAAGATCGGCTTGAGGCCGGGCATGCGCATCGCCATCAATGCCGCCGCCGCCTCGATCGGCTCGATCCTGATCGGTATGGCGAATGCTGTTGGCGTGGAGCCGATCGCCATCGTCCGCAGCGAAGAATCCCTCGCGCGCCTCGGCGGCCGGCTCGAGGCCGTCATCGTCGACAAGGCGGAGAACGATCTCGCCGCCGGCCTCGCCGGCCGGCATGGGCTCGACGCCGTGCTCGACTGCGTCGGCGGCGCGCGCGCTTCGGTGCTTGCCGATGCGCTCAAACCCGGCGGACATTTCGTGCATTACGGCCTGCTGTCGGGAGAGAGTATCCCACCCTCCTTCTGGGCCTCCCATCCCGATATCTCCTTTTCCTATTGTCACCTCAGGGAATGGGTCCATTCCGAAGCGATGGATGGCGTTCAGCGCGCCTATTCCGAGGTCGCCGCGCAGATCGCAGCCAAAGTCATCGCCACCGAGGTACGGGAGGTGTTTCCGCTGGAAAAGGTCGGCGATGCGCTGCGCTGCGCCCTGCCGTTCCGATCGGGGGGGAAGGTGCTGCTGGCGTGA
- a CDS encoding SDR family oxidoreductase, protein MNGLQGKVAAITGAASGIGLASTEAIIAAGGSVVMIDRDEAALNEACGRLGEKAIALRLDLLDPEECAGLLDRILSKVDKLDIFHANAGTYIGGDLADADLDAIDRMLNLNVNVVIKNVRTVIPHMIERGTGDIIVTSSVAGHAPVPWEPVYSPSKWAMHCFVQTMRRQLFKNGIRVGSVSPGPVISALLKDWPEENLRKAREAGALIEPRDVAEAVVFMLTRPRNVTIRDMVILPSSFDI, encoded by the coding sequence ATGAACGGTTTGCAGGGTAAGGTTGCCGCTATCACCGGAGCTGCCTCGGGAATTGGACTGGCGTCGACCGAAGCGATAATCGCGGCGGGCGGTTCGGTCGTGATGATCGATCGAGACGAAGCGGCGCTGAACGAGGCCTGCGGCAGGCTCGGAGAGAAGGCGATCGCGCTGCGGCTCGACCTTCTTGACCCTGAGGAGTGCGCTGGCCTGCTCGACCGCATTCTGTCGAAGGTCGACAAGCTGGACATCTTCCATGCGAATGCGGGCACTTATATCGGCGGAGATCTGGCGGACGCAGACCTTGATGCGATCGACCGCATGCTCAATCTGAACGTAAACGTGGTCATAAAGAACGTCCGGACTGTCATACCCCACATGATCGAGAGAGGGACGGGAGACATCATCGTGACCAGTTCGGTCGCAGGCCACGCCCCCGTCCCATGGGAGCCGGTCTACTCCCCTTCGAAGTGGGCGATGCACTGCTTCGTCCAGACCATGCGGCGGCAACTCTTCAAGAACGGCATCCGCGTTGGATCCGTCTCGCCGGGCCCGGTCATCAGCGCCTTGCTGAAGGACTGGCCGGAGGAGAACCTGCGCAAAGCGCGGGAGGCCGGCGCCTTGATCGAACCGCGAGACGTCGCCGAAGCCGTGGTCTTCATGCTGACCCGGCCCCGCAACGTGACAATCCGCGACATGGTCATCCTGCCGAGCTCCTTCGACATTTGA
- a CDS encoding LysR family transcriptional regulator, which yields MDLFRSMQVFVSVVQEGSMSAASSKLGMSPAMVGQHVAALEERLGTRLLNRTTRRQSMTDFGRSYVEQCRDILERVAVAETDAEASQVKPRGRLKMTAPSTFGAEILMPALKRYREIAPEVTIDITLTDRNVDVVEEGFDIAFRIGDLPDSRLVARQLSPYRMVVCASPDYIARHGSPEHPSELSHHDAVGFTPAMRSPWRLSKGDEAVEVTPRISISVDSGQAVRVAARAGLGVIMQPAMLVNGDIASGMLVRLFPDWHLRERPMSLIYQRDRRMTPRLRSVISFAIAEFGVHPEDRIDRTGE from the coding sequence ATGGACCTCTTTCGCTCCATGCAAGTCTTTGTCAGCGTCGTTCAAGAAGGCTCGATGAGCGCGGCGTCCAGCAAGCTCGGCATGTCGCCGGCCATGGTCGGGCAGCATGTGGCAGCGCTGGAAGAGAGGCTCGGGACGCGGCTTTTGAACAGGACGACGCGCCGCCAGAGCATGACGGATTTCGGCAGGAGCTATGTGGAGCAGTGTCGGGACATTCTCGAGCGGGTTGCCGTTGCCGAGACGGATGCCGAGGCATCGCAAGTCAAGCCTCGGGGCCGGCTGAAGATGACGGCGCCGTCAACCTTCGGCGCGGAAATCCTGATGCCCGCCCTGAAGCGCTATCGCGAAATCGCGCCTGAAGTGACCATCGACATCACCCTGACGGATCGCAACGTCGATGTCGTCGAGGAGGGTTTCGATATCGCCTTCCGCATCGGCGATCTGCCGGACAGCCGCCTGGTCGCGCGCCAGCTCTCGCCTTACAGGATGGTCGTCTGCGCATCCCCGGACTATATCGCCCGCCATGGAAGTCCCGAACATCCCAGCGAGCTTTCGCATCATGACGCGGTCGGGTTTACCCCTGCCATGCGGTCGCCGTGGCGATTATCGAAAGGCGACGAGGCGGTAGAGGTCACCCCGCGGATCTCGATCAGCGTCGACAGCGGTCAGGCTGTTCGCGTGGCGGCGCGCGCCGGCCTGGGTGTGATCATGCAGCCGGCCATGCTGGTCAATGGCGACATTGCCTCCGGCATGCTCGTCCGGCTTTTTCCCGACTGGCATCTGCGCGAACGGCCGATGTCGCTCATATACCAGCGCGACCGGCGAATGACGCCGCGACTACGCAGCGTCATCTCCTTTGCGATCGCAGAATTCGGCGTGCACCCCGAGGATCGGATCGACCGAACGGGCGAATGA
- a CDS encoding helix-turn-helix domain-containing protein: MSGEKNEPKPAPGTGCPVRGVLDRIGDQWSLLTLEALEDGKKRFNELLREIGDISKQMLSKTLRHLEQDGFVTRTVYPEVPPRVEYELTEMGRSFLIPMKALIGWAERNHPQIMSARQRNETG; this comes from the coding sequence ATGTCTGGGGAAAAGAACGAGCCGAAACCAGCGCCCGGGACGGGGTGCCCGGTCAGAGGCGTGCTCGACCGCATCGGCGATCAATGGAGCCTGCTCACGCTGGAGGCGCTGGAAGATGGCAAGAAGCGCTTCAACGAACTGCTGCGCGAGATCGGCGATATTTCGAAACAGATGCTCTCCAAGACATTGCGGCATCTGGAACAGGACGGCTTCGTGACCCGCACCGTCTATCCCGAGGTTCCGCCCCGTGTGGAATATGAACTGACGGAGATGGGGCGTTCCTTTCTGATCCCGATGAAAGCGCTGATCGGCTGGGCTGAGCGGAATCATCCGCAAATCATGAGTGCGCGGCAGCGGAATGAGACGGGTTAA
- a CDS encoding thioesterase family protein: protein MSVDDRPLASFRVSMRDIDIYGHVHNSVYLDYCEDAVVEFLRHRDILSHFRHTTSGVAYHVKKAEITFHSPIDVDDIVEAKVKVEKIGRSSLSFTIELYRQRDGAHCASGGLVWVCVGLSDSRPTPIPEATRAALSQD from the coding sequence ATGAGCGTTGACGACAGGCCTTTAGCATCGTTCCGGGTCTCGATGCGAGACATCGACATCTATGGCCATGTCCACAATTCGGTCTATCTCGACTATTGCGAGGATGCGGTCGTCGAGTTCCTGCGCCACCGCGACATTCTCAGCCACTTCCGTCACACCACGTCCGGCGTTGCCTATCACGTCAAGAAGGCGGAGATCACCTTTCACAGCCCGATCGATGTCGACGATATCGTCGAGGCGAAGGTCAAGGTCGAGAAGATCGGACGTTCGAGCCTCTCCTTTACGATCGAGCTCTATCGCCAGCGCGATGGCGCCCACTGCGCATCGGGCGGCCTCGTCTGGGTCTGCGTCGGCCTCTCCGACAGCCGCCCGACGCCGATCCCCGAGGCGACGAGAGCCGCCTTGTCGCAGGACTGA
- a CDS encoding SDR family oxidoreductase, producing MSEGKVALITAGGSGMGAAAARKLAADGYRVAILSSSGKGEALARELGGVGVTGSNQSNDDVKRLVDLAMETWGRIDALVNSAGHGPRAPILEITDEDWHKGMEVYFLSAVRPIRLVTPIMEAQGGGAIVNISTAWAFEPSPMFPTSAVARAGLASFTKIFADTYAAKNIRMNNVLPGWIDSLPATDERRDNVPMRRYGTSEEIAATIAFLLSEAAGYITGQNIRVDGGITRSV from the coding sequence ATGTCTGAAGGAAAAGTCGCTCTCATCACCGCTGGCGGGTCCGGCATGGGGGCGGCAGCGGCCCGCAAACTCGCCGCGGACGGCTATCGCGTCGCCATTCTCTCCTCATCAGGCAAGGGAGAGGCGCTGGCACGGGAGCTCGGCGGCGTCGGCGTCACGGGATCGAACCAGTCGAACGACGACGTGAAGCGGCTCGTGGATCTGGCGATGGAGACATGGGGGCGCATCGACGCGCTGGTCAATTCCGCCGGCCACGGCCCGCGCGCGCCGATCCTCGAAATTACCGACGAGGACTGGCACAAGGGCATGGAGGTCTATTTCCTCAGCGCGGTGCGGCCGATCCGGCTGGTGACGCCGATCATGGAAGCGCAGGGCGGCGGCGCCATCGTCAATATCTCGACGGCATGGGCCTTCGAGCCGTCGCCGATGTTCCCGACCTCCGCGGTCGCGCGGGCGGGCCTGGCGAGCTTCACCAAGATCTTCGCGGACACCTATGCGGCCAAGAACATCCGCATGAACAACGTCCTGCCCGGCTGGATCGACAGCCTGCCGGCCACCGACGAGCGACGGGACAACGTGCCGATGCGCCGCTACGGCACGAGCGAGGAAATCGCCGCCACCATCGCCTTCCTCCTGTCGGAGGCTGCGGGTTATATCACCGGCCAGAACATCCGCGTCGACGGCGGCATCACCCGTTCCGTCTAA
- a CDS encoding LysR substrate-binding domain-containing protein gives MTQSRRTLPPLNALRAFEAAGRRLNFRAAAEELGVTQGAVAQQVRALEDLFGLRLFQRLARGLALTDYGTAYLADVTHAFDTLAEATWRLLDRPEIVTISATPTVATRLLIPRLAELYAALPDIDLRTMATEVLSDFDRDQVDIAVRLTRPPFPANLEAQLLFRQELVAVASPHLVSGLALPLTGEELRKLPLLHDSHDHWRVLLQSREKLPGAAFNHTTLALDAAHAGRGVVLACRAFVMADLEAGRLVRVSDETATIGPDYYLVRKRSSSPRKAVDAVWDWCATQLALA, from the coding sequence ATGACCCAATCCCGCCGCACGCTGCCGCCGCTGAACGCCCTGCGCGCCTTCGAGGCCGCGGGCCGCAGGCTGAATTTCCGCGCCGCCGCCGAGGAACTGGGCGTCACGCAAGGGGCGGTCGCGCAGCAGGTTCGCGCGCTGGAAGACCTGTTCGGCCTCAGACTGTTTCAACGCCTTGCCCGCGGCCTCGCGCTCACCGACTATGGCACGGCCTATCTGGCGGATGTGACCCACGCCTTCGATACGCTTGCCGAAGCGACCTGGCGGCTTCTCGACCGGCCGGAAATAGTGACGATCAGCGCCACCCCCACAGTCGCCACCAGGCTGTTGATCCCGCGGCTCGCCGAGCTCTACGCCGCCCTTCCCGATATCGATCTGAGGACGATGGCCACCGAGGTGCTGTCGGATTTCGACCGCGACCAGGTCGATATCGCGGTGCGCCTCACCCGCCCGCCTTTTCCGGCGAATCTGGAGGCGCAGCTGCTGTTCCGCCAGGAACTGGTGGCGGTTGCAAGCCCGCATCTGGTCAGCGGCCTCGCCCTGCCTTTGACCGGCGAGGAGCTTCGCAAACTGCCGCTTCTGCATGACTCGCATGATCACTGGCGGGTGCTTCTGCAATCCCGCGAGAAGCTGCCGGGCGCCGCCTTCAACCATACGACGCTGGCGCTCGACGCCGCACACGCCGGCCGGGGCGTCGTGCTCGCCTGCCGCGCTTTCGTCATGGCCGATCTCGAAGCCGGCCGGCTGGTGCGGGTGAGCGACGAAACGGCGACCATCGGACCCGACTACTACCTCGTCCGCAAACGCTCATCATCGCCGCGAAAGGCCGTCGACGCGGTGTGGGACTGGTGCGCGACGCAGCTGGCACTCGCCTGA
- a CDS encoding SDR family NAD(P)-dependent oxidoreductase: protein MTQNRFTGKTVFITGAGTGMGRAAALRLVREGGQVALIGRRPEPINELQSEIEAAGGTAIAIACDIADEDAVAAAVQATVARFGTLDAVFANAGVLGEFKPLAKTTADELDTLIATNLRGTFFTLQQCLPFLADGSILINASWTAGGVMPGAGAYAGTKGALLAMMRTLAVEQGPRNIRVNAINPGIILTPMADDVIDPAFAARLASHTPLRRNGRPEDVAGTVAWLLSGDADFVTGQEITVDGGFTIGGVRL, encoded by the coding sequence ATGACGCAAAACAGATTTACGGGCAAAACTGTCTTCATCACCGGAGCGGGAACCGGCATGGGGCGGGCAGCCGCCCTTCGGCTGGTGAGGGAAGGCGGCCAGGTTGCTCTCATCGGACGCCGTCCCGAGCCGATCAACGAACTGCAGTCCGAGATCGAAGCTGCCGGAGGCACCGCGATCGCAATCGCTTGCGACATCGCGGATGAAGATGCGGTCGCGGCCGCTGTTCAGGCCACGGTAGCGCGCTTCGGGACACTAGACGCCGTCTTCGCCAATGCCGGCGTGTTGGGCGAATTCAAGCCTTTGGCCAAGACCACGGCTGATGAACTGGACACGCTGATCGCAACCAACCTTCGCGGCACTTTCTTCACGCTGCAACAATGCCTGCCCTTCCTTGCCGATGGCAGCATACTCATCAATGCGTCCTGGACGGCGGGCGGAGTGATGCCGGGCGCGGGAGCCTACGCCGGCACAAAGGGCGCCCTGCTCGCCATGATGCGTACGTTGGCTGTGGAACAAGGTCCCCGGAACATCCGGGTAAACGCGATCAATCCGGGGATCATCCTGACGCCGATGGCAGACGACGTCATCGATCCGGCCTTCGCCGCCCGCCTGGCCAGCCACACGCCTCTTCGCCGCAACGGCAGACCGGAAGATGTTGCAGGCACGGTCGCCTGGCTGCTGTCGGGCGACGCCGATTTCGTCACCGGACAAGAAATCACTGTCGACGGCGGCTTCACGATAGGTGGCGTTCGACTCTAA
- a CDS encoding pyridoxamine 5'-phosphate oxidase family protein, with protein sequence MDLSDIDASAWAELETAAGNPQSGFRYVNLCSVDAEARPQARMVVLRAADGSARSLEFHTDTRSQKWLELSVNPEVTVLGFCPQARLQLRLQGRAERHGPGSEVADAAWERMPDRTRLTYAGGPPGDERALEAIGELAAPVDEAGKARFGVLSFRARTLDWFQLRQQDNRRALFAYDETGALSSCRWVNP encoded by the coding sequence GTGGATCTGAGCGACATCGATGCTTCGGCATGGGCGGAACTCGAAACGGCTGCGGGAAACCCGCAGTCGGGTTTCCGCTATGTGAACCTCTGCTCGGTCGACGCCGAGGCGAGACCGCAGGCGCGCATGGTGGTGTTGCGGGCGGCCGATGGATCGGCGCGCAGCCTCGAATTCCACACCGATACGCGGAGCCAGAAATGGCTGGAGCTCTCGGTAAATCCCGAAGTCACGGTGCTCGGCTTCTGCCCGCAGGCCCGGCTGCAGTTGCGGCTTCAGGGAAGGGCCGAACGCCATGGCCCGGGAAGCGAAGTCGCCGACGCCGCGTGGGAGAGGATGCCCGACCGTACGCGGTTGACCTATGCGGGCGGCCCGCCGGGGGACGAGCGCGCCCTGGAGGCCATCGGCGAGTTGGCGGCACCTGTCGACGAAGCGGGAAAGGCACGCTTCGGCGTCCTCAGCTTCCGGGCGCGGACGCTGGACTGGTTCCAATTGCGGCAGCAGGACAATCGAAGAGCGTTGTTTGCCTACGACGAGACCGGCGCCCTCTCCTCTTGTCGATGGGTCAATCCGTAA
- a CDS encoding nuclear transport factor 2 family protein, translating into MTFGKSLFALAIVAGIAAPSGAFAESAARDLKVEEANRKLVVEFYDKFFNKHDVSAASVIADDYRQHNPQVPDGKKPLISFFTGFFKDNAQSKAEIVRSAADGDLVWLHVHATNGAADRGEAIVDIFRVKDGKIVEHWDVTQAVPKEAANKNTMF; encoded by the coding sequence ATGACTTTTGGGAAATCGCTTTTCGCACTCGCCATCGTGGCAGGCATTGCCGCACCGTCAGGCGCTTTTGCCGAGTCGGCTGCTCGGGATCTGAAGGTCGAGGAAGCCAACCGCAAGCTGGTGGTGGAATTCTACGACAAGTTTTTCAACAAGCACGACGTATCTGCCGCCTCGGTCATCGCGGACGATTACCGGCAGCACAATCCTCAGGTTCCCGACGGCAAGAAGCCGCTCATTTCCTTCTTCACCGGCTTCTTCAAGGACAATGCCCAATCGAAGGCGGAGATCGTCCGCAGTGCTGCCGATGGCGATCTCGTCTGGCTGCATGTGCATGCGACGAACGGCGCGGCCGATCGCGGCGAGGCCATCGTCGATATTTTCCGCGTTAAGGACGGCAAGATCGTCGAGCATTGGGACGTGACCCAGGCCGTTCCGAAAGAGGCGGCCAACAAGAACACGATGTTCTGA